AAAGATGCAATTTATTAGATTAATTTGGGACCTGGTTCACTCAGTTTTTGGTCTCATAGATAGAGACACCAACAGGGACTGAATGAGCACAAGTCTGAAACTTCCCACAGACATGAGAGAGAAAAGCTTAGGGGCAATTTATATACCCAGGTGTTAGGCTAACAAGGTCCAGATGTACTTATTTGCAGAGGGTTCAGTTATAACTTCCAACATATGTGTAAGATAGAGCTGCAACAAATGAAGTGATTACAAACAAAATCAACTCAAGTTCAGCAGGGTAATGAAATTGCTAATATACTGCAAAATACTCCACAGAAACTAACCACCTAATTCCACCAACATCTGGTTGAATACTGGACCTAGTATCTGAGGGCCTAATCTCACCATATTATCATAGAATGCCCCATGTCAGTTCACCTTAGACTGTCTGGCTGCTTTGAATTAGGAGCAAGCAGTGTAACTGTGGTATTGTGTACGTTAATCTTTACATCTTTCCAGAAACTAGCTAAATCTCAGTTGCATAATGTGAACACATTATACAAGTTAGTTATGTGTTAAAAATGTAGTGTGGCCCACACAGTTTGGAAAGCAGTTGTTTGCATTGTTTACAAGTTTCATGTCTACTGCCAAACATTAATTTTAATAATAATTCCTCCGTGTCATTAACATATGAGCCAGCAGGTGCTGAGCAGCCCcaaactccttcactgtgtccagggaatGTAGTTTATATTGTGTTTGACATCTATGTTCATTATACAACTGGCCAGTGCCTCCCTCGAGAAGCTAATTGCGAAACAGGGTTCATGGAGGCTGTATGGTTTCAATTTGAGGTTGTTTGCCTAAGGAGAATATTCATATGACCAAACCTATACTGAAAGATGTAagtaacattttttttgcaaATCTAGAATGGATTTGACAGATTTTTGGGGAGCCAGGGCTCAAATCCCACCGACACTCTTTGTgattccctcccctttcccattacctcaggtacaaaattagattttaAACCCCTGACGGCAGAGAAATATTTAACATACCTGAATATAAAGTCACCTTCAGATTCTActgaaaggcatgagctaaatccaaacaatTCATGTGTTGAAGGTCCATCTTACCCCTGTGATAGCAGCATGATTGGACCCATGGCTTCTGATTGCGTGTCGTTTGTATACATCCTTTTTTGGCACCGATTATTTTATAAAGCCAACATACGTGCCATCATACAATTACCCCAGAGAATGTAAAGGTACACGTTTACAGCTACACTGAGACAGGTGTATTCTGTTACATACCAGTCCTGttttttggtattggagaaacagattaCATACCTTAATGTTATGGGAGGCACAGGCTGCCCAGGCTACACAGAGaagaaaaaggtcttttttggtgGCTTGGCACTATTACAACATATCTTCCACAAGGCCAGAAGTGCAGTTTTGAATACATTTCAGGGCATATTGTGATTTGATTTGGTAATTGTTCAACAATGTATTTTCTTGGGGTCTTCTgcctgggttggggggggggggaatttaggGAACCCTAGCTACGCTTACCTCAATAGATGGCCTGGAGTCATCAGGCAACAGCTGTTTTCTCAAAGGATAAAGGTTATGGGATCTGGTGCCAACGGGATGTATATAAATTGGGATCATACTGTATAATGCTTTCATTGCTCTTTCATAGTTTTCCCATTCTTATGTACTAGACTGATGTTTTGTCTGTTATCCTTGTTCAACTGTGCGTTGTATAGTTTCTTTGATCCCGAATAAAAACCATTTAACCTTTCTTACTTTCCACCTCTGGGAATGCTTACACATACACCCCTGGATTCTCTGTGGGCACAATTCTGAGATGAATGTTAATCATCAATAACTAGATACTAACAACCAATTGctgatgttaattagcaccaattaggatttgcacatgcatctggctgcatgctatatttctataacactgggtgcctaaatcccataggggaccttttactaagctgcgggaaaaaggctggaaaaagaaatggccatgtggtaagactgaacttactgcatggccatgtgtgtggggggggggggggggggggggcaaacttactgccacctattgaggtggtggtaagggctcctgtgttcaTGCAgcaccaattaccactgggtaacccccagaggaaatattttttcaaatattttcactAGCGACGGAAATGccatgcgctgggggtggaactaccgctggcagtagttccagattggcgcatggtaaggcgcattgggcttaccgccgcttagtaaaagggtcccatattgCGTAATCCAAAAGGCATGAGTGAGTCATGGACATTCCAAAAGGTTGCATGCAGTGGATTCACACAgggttcagcaggtgtaagtctagcactaagcactattctacaaaaggtGTGAATGCTCTTTCTACAATACTGCTTAGTGCCGATCTTTTCCAGCACCCAATTCCTCCCATACTGCATAAACACAGATATTGAGGGCGGTCTTTCTATAAAGGAGCCACCTGGTTGTATGCAGCAGGAGTTCTGGCACTTAGAGAAATACTACCTAGCAGAAAGTATGTGCCATAATTTGATAGCACACAATTTGCCCGTGGGAGTGATCGTGGATGGAGCACACAGATATGCAGGTAAATTCTAAAATCCTCTCATTTACACACAGTTATTGTGTCTTAATGGATGTGTGTTTTCAGGCACTTGCACTATCATTCTAGAGACTCGAGAAACAAAGTGAGCACCAGAGCCAGGGCCTATAGCAGGTCCCTGTTTTAGGGGTTTGTGTGTTAATTTTATAAGAACCCACTTGAGTGCACAaagtcccttataaaattacctcttttGTTACTCAGGCCCTTGCtacatttctgatttttttttttttttgttacatttgtaccctgcgctttcccactcatggcaggctcaatgcggcttacatggggcaatggagggttaagtgacttgcccagagtcacaaggagctgcctgtgcctgaagtgggaatgaaactcagttcctcagttctctcccccccccccccccccccaggaccaaagtccaccaccctaaccactaggccactcctccactgttgctactatttgagattctacatggaatgttgctattccactagaagtcagcccttgcagatcaccaatgtggccgcgcaggcttctacatggaatgttgctatgaaatagcaacattccatgtagactctccaatagtagcaacattccatgtagaatctccaatagtatctattttatttttgttacatttgtacctcgcgctttcccactcatggcaggctcaatgcggcttacatggggcaatggagggttaagtgacttgcccagagtcacaaggagctgcctgtgcctgaggtgggaattgaactcagttcctcagtttcccaggaccaaagtccaccaccctaaccactaggccactcctccactctactctttacatcagaaaagagaaaaaataagtATATGTGAAAATTACAGGCATGACGTCTTGAGTGTTCACTCCTGCAGTTATCACACATcagctgaaaaagctaaaaacatctATCGCCTTATAAAAATAATTTCCTAATGTGAAATTTAAAATTTACACAAGATTataaagacaaagaatattaattTCCCTAGAAAATCACAGTCTCCTTCATTCTACAGCTTGACAAGTGTGGGCGTAGCACTTACATATGTCAGAGGCGTCAATAATTGGATTTACCCTCGtgctaggtgctattttataaagtaagCGCCAAAAGTCACAGCGCATAATTGCAAGGGGGACACACACATGGGCATGTCACCAAGCACCACTTACTCACACTGTGCGGTGCACTTAGACGCACCAGCTTTCACCAGTCACTGAGCTGCAGTAAATATGCGCTAGTTTTCTGTAACAGCTTAGGTGCTATGAGATAATTGGTGCTAAGCAGGCCCATTTGACACCTACATCTCGGCGCCAAATTAGAGAACTGCCCCCACAATCAGAACATTAAACGCTTCTCAACATGGTAAAATCAACCCCTGCTTTAAGTTCCTGAGATACAACAGACTCTGGAGACACAAAGGTGTTTGTCTGAACACATTAAGTCTATGTTACCAGAAACTCAAAACGCCAGACAGGAAAACAGTCCAGGGTCACCGAAATAAAGCTTCATAGTCTATGTACCAAACCAGTTGGCCAGTGTTGGGGTTCACCCCTGTGATGGGCCAATTCTGGGGTTCCTGCTCCACTCGGCTGATCAGTGTTACAATGTCATTCTTCCTCTTCCCAAGGACCAGCACTGCCACCTTCTGGGCCTTGTTAATGAGATGAAGGCTGAAGCTCATCCTCCAGTGGGGTTTCACAGGACTTTCTGTTAAAACCACTAGCTGATCTCTTTCCATGGCCTCTGGTGTGTGGGGAAAAATGGAGGCTGTGTGCCCATCAGTACCCACACCCAGCAGGATCATATGAAAGCTGGTGTTCTTGACCAGCAGGGAAATCTCCTTGGCATAGAATTCTGCGCCATGATCCTCCTCTGCACACAGCCTTTGGTTCATGTGCACTGGCATAGGATGGATGTGCAGATATGGTACCCGTACATGTTGTAGCAGTTTGTCGTACAAGCTGTCAAAGTTTGATTCATGATTTGTCAGTGGCACACAGCGCTCGTCCACCATCCACAGGTGAGTGTGCTTCCAGGGAAAAGTATAGTGGTGTGTTGCCAGCCTTTGCagtaaggctgtggggctggatcCACCTGACAGAGCAAGGTGGAACACCCCAGAATGCTTTACAGCCTCCTCCGCAGCCACTTCAATGTCCTGTGCCAGCATGGAGACCAGAGTCTCAGACCAAGCAGTCACTAGCTGGCTACCCCGAAAGATGGACCTCACAGTCTTATAACTATCTGCCTGGCTATGCTGGTCACTGGTCATAAACTCCACATGCTGCTCCAGTGCAAATGACACCTCCCGTCCTGAGATGACAAAGTCCAGGAGGTTTCTGTTCTCTGTGCCCCCAGGGTAGAAACGAGGCACCTCTTGTGCTAAGCTTTCCAGCAGTGGAGTCCAGAAGTGCCAGGATGCCATCAGGTTTTGGGTAGTAATGAAGGCATCCTTTTTGCCCTGGTAGATGTTGGTTATGAGGGTGGTGTAGGCATCTTGCTCTTTCAGTGGGCGATACACATAGTATTCAGACAAAGGCTGCCCATACAGGTGCTGTGATGAGAAGTCTGTTACCTCCTGCCAGCTCTCTTCTGGCAGTATGGGCTTGAACAGGTTCTGGCTGACCACGACAGCAGGAAATTGAAGTTCTCCATGCCCAATGTGGAAGATTATCTGCTGGGGTTTACACTTGCTGCTCCTGGACACACAGAAAGCTTGGTGCTTGAAAAGAACACGCACGTAACTCACCCTCTCATCCAAGGCCTTTCCTGATGTGAGGACAAAGGGCACCCCTTCCCAGCGCAGACTGTCAATAAAGACCACTACACCTGGAAAAAGAAAAGGCATGAACAAGCAGTTGCCTTCAGTCTACTACATCTGTTTACCCAGAACACAAAAGAAGCAGACACCACTCTACACTGCACCCAAAAGATGTTTGAGAATGCTCAGACCTCCATCACCAAGAATGATTTGCCCACCCAGCAGGAAACAGCCTTCAACATTATGTTATTCATCAACTTCTGCTCTggacagtcaaagaaatcaatactCATTCTATTCCTCGAGATGGAGCTAATTCTCCATTCCATAACTATAATGGTCACATAGCTCAGCTCCTGGGGCATAGTCTGACAGTGACAGAGGTGGTCAGCTTCTTGCTGTGTAGAGGAGAGGGAATGCTGGGAGCCTCCCTGATTCTGGATCAGGAGCTGGAAAGCTATGGCTAACTTGTAACTTACCTGCAAAAGTAGGAGTTGTACTGAAGTGATGCTCATCTTTCTGGAGCTCTTCCCTCACCTGGTCGTTATACCCCTGGTACTGGCCAATGACGGCATTCGCTTTCTCCAGAGGCTGCAGCAACTTCACCAGGGCAAGTTTGTTTTTCAGAACCTCCTCCGAGTTGCTGCCATTTTTAGGGATCTCCATTGCAATGCATGTAAGGATCTCAGTCAGGTGGTTCTGGATGACATCACGGACAACACCATACTGCTCATAGAAGCTGGTGCGACCTGGAGAGGTGCGGGGACAacaaagagaaataaaatgaTGTAACAGTTTCATTATTTTAATAAGTCAATGCCATGAAAGAAATATATACTACAATGTGAAATATTTATTTCATATATTTGATATAGCGCACGGGGCCCAGCCAAAgcttcaatgcagtttacaaaaacaaatttaaagcTAGAGcatagaagaaaaagagaaatggaaaacagaaaaagaaagggaagaggaagggggggggggggggagacacagaaaaggaggaggaaatcaTAAAAATCGGGCAAAAGGGGAAGGTTATGAATGGGGGGTCAAATGCAgttctgaaaaggtgagtttttagtgccAGTTTGAAAGATGCAATTATGGGTTGACCCCAAATCTGACGTGGAAGCTCATTGCAGAGTTTAGGACCTAAATAGCTAAAAGCAGAATCTCAAGTACTGGTGAGATGGATAGAAGAGGGTGGTGGAAAGGAAAGAAGATTATTATCAGCCGATCTAAGACAACGTAAAGGAGAGCAGGGAATAAGATACCTGTTCAGATAGAGAGGGGCTGAAGGGGACCTAATTTATATACCAACAGTAGAATCTTGAATTTTATTCAGGAggaaataggaagccagtgtttgGAAATCAGAGAAGAATGACTTGATCATTGTGAAGTAATTTGACTGCTGTTTATTGGATGAGTTGTAAGTGTTTTATACTCTGTAAAGGCAGACCTGCAAGAAGGGAGTTACAATAACCCAAACGAGAAATAACCAGAGCATGTATAAGGGGATGTAGAAATGTGGCAGGAAGGATGGAACGGACAGACCAAAGACGATGTAAAGCAAAAAAGGAAGCATGAAGAATCGAATGTATgtgaggtggagatgaaaacggtaacagagttcaaacatgtgtgggataaacatagaggaatcctgttcaga
This sequence is a window from Microcaecilia unicolor chromosome 13, aMicUni1.1, whole genome shotgun sequence. Protein-coding genes within it:
- the H6PD gene encoding GDH/6PGL endoplasmic bifunctional protein — its product is MQAKLLGVIVFFTIFSSLVAGSQGHISVVLLGATGDLAKKYLLQGFFQLYVDQIDNGHSFSFHGAALTPPEQGQTLMFEALKRLSCSPDVFPDRCALLKDQFLKLTRYWQLKTAEDYVSLNQDIESSLREKGLQEAGRLFYLSVPPFAYVDIAHHINSSCRPKPGAWLRVVLEKPFGHDHESAQQLAKELHTFFLEEEMYRVDHYLGKQVVAEILPFRQQNRQFLDPIWNRHNVERVEIVLKETLDAKGRTSFYEQYGVVRDVIQNHLTEILTCIAMEIPKNGSNSEEVLKNKLALVKLLQPLEKANAVIGQYQGYNDQVREELQKDEHHFSTTPTFAGVVVFIDSLRWEGVPFVLTSGKALDERVSYVRVLFKHQAFCVSRSSKCKPQQIIFHIGHGELQFPAVVVSQNLFKPILPEESWQEVTDFSSQHLYGQPLSEYYVYRPLKEQDAYTTLITNIYQGKKDAFITTQNLMASWHFWTPLLESLAQEVPRFYPGGTENRNLLDFVISGREVSFALEQHVEFMTSDQHSQADSYKTVRSIFRGSQLVTAWSETLVSMLAQDIEVAAEEAVKHSGVFHLALSGGSSPTALLQRLATHHYTFPWKHTHLWMVDERCVPLTNHESNFDSLYDKLLQHVRVPYLHIHPMPVHMNQRLCAEEDHGAEFYAKEISLLVKNTSFHMILLGVGTDGHTASIFPHTPEAMERDQLVVLTESPVKPHWRMSFSLHLINKAQKVAVLVLGKRKNDIVTLISRVEQEPQNWPITGVNPNTGQLVWYIDYEALFR